One stretch of Scophthalmus maximus strain ysfricsl-2021 chromosome 12, ASM2237912v1, whole genome shotgun sequence DNA includes these proteins:
- the LOC118288195 gene encoding ubiquitin carboxyl-terminal hydrolase 15-like isoform X2 — protein sequence MAEGGAADLDTQRGEVAALLKTQLRKGDTWYLVDSHWFKQWKKYVGFDSWDKYQMGDQNVYPGPVDNSGLLRDGDVLAIKEHLIDELDYILVPTEGWNKLVSWYALSEGQEPIARKVVEQGMFVKHCKVEVYLTELKLCEDSNMDNVITRRFSKADTIDMIEKEMRKLFSIPDERETRLWNRYMSNTFEPLNKPDSTIQDAGLYQGQVLVIEQKNEDGSWPRGSTAPNVKNSSYSLPSYHPYSNSYDYSEQGRQSERSGLCGLSNLGNTCFMNSAVQCLSNIPPLTEFFLKDKYTDELNEDNPLGMKGEIARAYAELIKQLWSGKFSYVTPRPFKTQVGRFAPQFSGYQQQDSHELLAFLLDGLHEDLNRIRKKPYIQLKDANGRPDKVVAEEAWENHIKRNDSIIVDIFHGLFKSTLVCPVCAKVSVTFDPFCYLTLPLPMKKERTLEVYLVRLDPLAKPTQYKLTVPKVGCISELCTSLSSLSGVPAEKMIVTDIYNHRFHRIFATNENLSSIMERDDIYVFEVAVNRVEDTDHVVIPVHLREKYKQSGYNHTSTPLFGQPFLIAVPRTLSEDKLYNMLLLRLCRFVRSSVEEEEEDCEETQPPKQHTVNGNATNGLLEEGSPSEMETDEQDDESSQDQELPSENDNSQSEDSVAGDNELENGVGGPQNCTKGPQTAEHTRKRLFTFQFNNMGKTDFSLIKEDTRQIRFDEGHLRLSDRSYLSLDWEPEMKKKYFDETVVEDFDKHESMDYKPQKKAFFKLKDCIELFTTKEKLGAEDPWYCPNCKQHQQATKKLDLWSLPPVLVVHLKRFSYSRYMRDKLDSLVDFPLRDLDMSEFLINPNAGPCRYDLIAVSNHYGGMGGGHYTAYANNKDDGKWYNFDDSSASPANEDQIVSKAGYVLFYQRQDTVKGTGYFALDREEEDEEEEGEEEGEENQNEEEERPERKTASASSSSTQGASSSASGVDAQNDEEDPNKNRCRKNDNDQKEEEGEEDEEEEEDQQAPNREAAMKTN from the exons ATGGCGGAAGGAGGAGCGGCGGATCTGGATACCCAGAGAGGAGAGGTCGCGGCACTGTTGAAAACACAGCTGAGGAAGGGAGACACTTG GTACCTGGTGGACAGTCACTGGTTCAAACAGTGGAAGAAATATGTGGGGTTCGACAGCTGGGACAAATACCAGATGGGTGACCAGAATGTCTACCCGGGACCGGTTGATAACTCTGGCCTCCTCAGAG ACGGGGACGTGCTGGCCATCAAGGAGCACCTCATCGATGAGCTAGACTACATCCTGGTCCCCACGGAGGGCTGGAACAAGCTGGTCAGTTGGTACGCGCTGTCCGAGGGTCAGGAGCCAATCGCACGCAAG GTGGTGGAGCAGGGTATGTTTGTGAAGCACTGCAAGGTGGAGGTGTACCTGACGGAGCTGAAGCTCTGCGAAGACAGCAACATGGACAACGTGATCACCAGACGCTTCAGTAAAGCTGACACGATAG ATATgatagagaaggagatgaggaagcTGTTCAGCATTCCCGACGAGAGGGAAACCAGGCTGTGGAACAGGTACATGAGCAACACGTTCGAGCCGCTCAACAAACCTGACAGCACCATCCAAGACGCCGGCCTCTACCAAGGACAG GTTCTGGTAATAGAGCAGAAGAACGAGGACGGCTCTTGGCCCCGAGGCTCCACAGCACCCAA TGTGAAGAATTCAAGCTACAGTCTTCCATCCTACCACCCCTACAGTAACAGCTATGACTACTCGGAACAGGGCAGGCAGAGCGAGCGCTCGGGCCTCTGTGGACTCTCCAACCTGGGCAACACCTGCTTCATGAACTCTGCTGTGCAG TGTTTAAGCAATATCCCTCCACTGACGGAGTTCTTCCTCAAAGACAAGTACACGGACGAGCTGAACGAGGACAACCCGCTGGGAATGAAAGGGGAGATTGCTAGAGCCTATGCTGAGCTTATCAAGCAGCTGTGGTCGGGCAAATTCAGCTATGTCACCCCGAGGCCTTTCAAG ACCCAGGTGGGCCGCTTTGCCCCCCAGTTCTCAGGCTACCAGCAGCAGGACTCGCACGAGCTGTTGGCCTTTCTCCTGGACGGCCTCCACGAGGACTTGAACCGCATCAGGAAGAAGCCTTACATCCAGCTGAAGGACGCGAACGGCAGGCCCGACAAG GTGGTGGCGGAGGAGGCGTGGGAGAACCACATCAAGAGGAACGACTCCATCATCGTGGACATCTTCCACGGCCTTTTCAAGTCCACGCTCGTGTGTCCTGTGTGCGCCAAGGTCTCCGTCACCTTCGACCCCTTCTGCTACTTGACGCTGCCACTTCCCATGAAGAAGGAGCGGACGCTGGAGGTCTATCTGGTCCGACTTGACCCTCTGGCCAAACCCACACAG taCAAGCTTACCGTGCCGAAGGTGGGCTGTATCTCTGAGCTGTGCACCTCCCTCTCCAGCCTGTCTGGGGTTCCTGCTGAGAAG ATGATTGTAACTGACATCTACAACCACCGCTTCCACCGGATCTTCGCCACCAACGAGAACCTCAGCAGCATCATGGAGAGAGATGATATCTACGT ATTCGAGGTGGCGGTGAACAGGGTGGAGGACACGGACCACGTGGTGATCCCCGTGCACCTGAGGGAGAAGTACAAACAGTCAGGCTACAACCACACCAGCACGCCGCTGTTCGGACAGCCCTTCCTAATCGCTGTGCCCAGAACCCTGAGTGAAGACAAACTCTACAACATGCTGCTACTGCGCCTCTG CCGCTTTGTGCGATCTTctgtagaggaggaagaggaggattgTGAAGAGACGCAGCCACCCAAACAACACACTGTCAATGGTAACGCCACTAACGGACTGCTGGAGGAGGGGTCACCAA GTGAGATGGAGACTGACGAGCAGGACGACGAGTCCAGCCAGGACCAGGAGCTGCCCTCAGAGAACGACAACAGCCAATCGGAGGACTCGGTGGCCGGCGACAACGAGCTGGAGAACGGCGTAGGCGGGCCGCAGAACTGCACCAAAGGCCCACAGACGGCCGAGCACACCAGGAAGAGACTTTTCACATTCCAGTTCAACAACATGGGCAAGACGGACTTCTCGCTCATCAAGGAGGACACGAGGCAGATCCGCTTCGACGAGGGACACCTCCGACTTAGTG ACCGCTCCTATCTCTCCTTGGACTGGGAAccagagatgaagaagaagtacTTTGACGAGACTGTTGTCGAG gACTTTGACAAGCACGAGAGCATGGACTACAAGCCCCAGAAGAAGGCTTTCTTCAAGCTGAAGGACTGCATCGAGCTGTTCACCACAAAGGAAAAGCTGGGAGCAGAGGACCCATG GTACTGTCCAAACTGTAAGCAGCACCAACAGGCCACCAAGAAGCTGGATCTGTGGTCCCTGCCGCCGGTGCTGGTGGTCCACCTGAAACGCTTCTCGTACAGCCGCTACATGAGGGATAAACTGGACTCGCTTGTTGACTTCCCACTGAG GGATCTGGACATGTCCGAGTTCCTGATCAACCCCAACGCTGGGCCGTGTCGCTACGACCTCATCGCTGTGTCGAACCACTATGGTGGAATGGGAGGAGGCCACT ATACTGCTTACGCGAATAACAAGGACGATGGAAAGTGGTACAACTTTGACGACAGCAGCGCGTCTCCTGCCAACGAAGATCAGATTGTG TCCAAAGCAGGCTATGTGCTGTTCTACCAGCGGCAGGACACAGTGAAAGGCACAGGCTACTTCGCTCTGGACcgcgaggaggaagatgaggaagaggagggagaggaggagggggaggagaaccagaacgaggaggaggagaggccggAGAGGAAgaccgcctccgcctcctcctcctccactcagggggcctcctcctccgcctccgggGTTGATGCGCAGAATGACGAGGAGGACCCGAACAAGAACCGGTGCAGGAAGAATGACAATGatcagaaagaggaggagggggaggaagacgaggaggaggaggaggatcaacAGGCGCCCAATCGAGAGGCCGCCATGAAAACCAACTGA
- the LOC118288195 gene encoding ubiquitin carboxyl-terminal hydrolase 15-like isoform X1: MAEGGAADLDTQRGEVAALLKTQLRKGDTWYLVDSHWFKQWKKYVGFDSWDKYQMGDQNVYPGPVDNSGLLRDGDVLAIKEHLIDELDYILVPTEGWNKLVSWYALSEGQEPIARKVVEQGMFVKHCKVEVYLTELKLCEDSNMDNVITRRFSKADTIDMIEKEMRKLFSIPDERETRLWNRYMSNTFEPLNKPDSTIQDAGLYQGQVLVIEQKNEDGSWPRGSTAPKSSGASNLSALPKISPSSLTNNHNSSFNSRNVKNSSYSLPSYHPYSNSYDYSEQGRQSERSGLCGLSNLGNTCFMNSAVQCLSNIPPLTEFFLKDKYTDELNEDNPLGMKGEIARAYAELIKQLWSGKFSYVTPRPFKTQVGRFAPQFSGYQQQDSHELLAFLLDGLHEDLNRIRKKPYIQLKDANGRPDKVVAEEAWENHIKRNDSIIVDIFHGLFKSTLVCPVCAKVSVTFDPFCYLTLPLPMKKERTLEVYLVRLDPLAKPTQYKLTVPKVGCISELCTSLSSLSGVPAEKMIVTDIYNHRFHRIFATNENLSSIMERDDIYVFEVAVNRVEDTDHVVIPVHLREKYKQSGYNHTSTPLFGQPFLIAVPRTLSEDKLYNMLLLRLCRFVRSSVEEEEEDCEETQPPKQHTVNGNATNGLLEEGSPSEMETDEQDDESSQDQELPSENDNSQSEDSVAGDNELENGVGGPQNCTKGPQTAEHTRKRLFTFQFNNMGKTDFSLIKEDTRQIRFDEGHLRLSDRSYLSLDWEPEMKKKYFDETVVEDFDKHESMDYKPQKKAFFKLKDCIELFTTKEKLGAEDPWYCPNCKQHQQATKKLDLWSLPPVLVVHLKRFSYSRYMRDKLDSLVDFPLRDLDMSEFLINPNAGPCRYDLIAVSNHYGGMGGGHYTAYANNKDDGKWYNFDDSSASPANEDQIVSKAGYVLFYQRQDTVKGTGYFALDREEEDEEEEGEEEGEENQNEEEERPERKTASASSSSTQGASSSASGVDAQNDEEDPNKNRCRKNDNDQKEEEGEEDEEEEEDQQAPNREAAMKTN; the protein is encoded by the exons ATGGCGGAAGGAGGAGCGGCGGATCTGGATACCCAGAGAGGAGAGGTCGCGGCACTGTTGAAAACACAGCTGAGGAAGGGAGACACTTG GTACCTGGTGGACAGTCACTGGTTCAAACAGTGGAAGAAATATGTGGGGTTCGACAGCTGGGACAAATACCAGATGGGTGACCAGAATGTCTACCCGGGACCGGTTGATAACTCTGGCCTCCTCAGAG ACGGGGACGTGCTGGCCATCAAGGAGCACCTCATCGATGAGCTAGACTACATCCTGGTCCCCACGGAGGGCTGGAACAAGCTGGTCAGTTGGTACGCGCTGTCCGAGGGTCAGGAGCCAATCGCACGCAAG GTGGTGGAGCAGGGTATGTTTGTGAAGCACTGCAAGGTGGAGGTGTACCTGACGGAGCTGAAGCTCTGCGAAGACAGCAACATGGACAACGTGATCACCAGACGCTTCAGTAAAGCTGACACGATAG ATATgatagagaaggagatgaggaagcTGTTCAGCATTCCCGACGAGAGGGAAACCAGGCTGTGGAACAGGTACATGAGCAACACGTTCGAGCCGCTCAACAAACCTGACAGCACCATCCAAGACGCCGGCCTCTACCAAGGACAG GTTCTGGTAATAGAGCAGAAGAACGAGGACGGCTCTTGGCCCCGAGGCTCCACAGCACCCAA GTCATCCGGTGCTTCCAATCTCTCTGCTTTGCCAAAGATCTCGCCTTCATCTCTCACAAACAATCATAACAGCAGCTTCAACAGCAGGAA TGTGAAGAATTCAAGCTACAGTCTTCCATCCTACCACCCCTACAGTAACAGCTATGACTACTCGGAACAGGGCAGGCAGAGCGAGCGCTCGGGCCTCTGTGGACTCTCCAACCTGGGCAACACCTGCTTCATGAACTCTGCTGTGCAG TGTTTAAGCAATATCCCTCCACTGACGGAGTTCTTCCTCAAAGACAAGTACACGGACGAGCTGAACGAGGACAACCCGCTGGGAATGAAAGGGGAGATTGCTAGAGCCTATGCTGAGCTTATCAAGCAGCTGTGGTCGGGCAAATTCAGCTATGTCACCCCGAGGCCTTTCAAG ACCCAGGTGGGCCGCTTTGCCCCCCAGTTCTCAGGCTACCAGCAGCAGGACTCGCACGAGCTGTTGGCCTTTCTCCTGGACGGCCTCCACGAGGACTTGAACCGCATCAGGAAGAAGCCTTACATCCAGCTGAAGGACGCGAACGGCAGGCCCGACAAG GTGGTGGCGGAGGAGGCGTGGGAGAACCACATCAAGAGGAACGACTCCATCATCGTGGACATCTTCCACGGCCTTTTCAAGTCCACGCTCGTGTGTCCTGTGTGCGCCAAGGTCTCCGTCACCTTCGACCCCTTCTGCTACTTGACGCTGCCACTTCCCATGAAGAAGGAGCGGACGCTGGAGGTCTATCTGGTCCGACTTGACCCTCTGGCCAAACCCACACAG taCAAGCTTACCGTGCCGAAGGTGGGCTGTATCTCTGAGCTGTGCACCTCCCTCTCCAGCCTGTCTGGGGTTCCTGCTGAGAAG ATGATTGTAACTGACATCTACAACCACCGCTTCCACCGGATCTTCGCCACCAACGAGAACCTCAGCAGCATCATGGAGAGAGATGATATCTACGT ATTCGAGGTGGCGGTGAACAGGGTGGAGGACACGGACCACGTGGTGATCCCCGTGCACCTGAGGGAGAAGTACAAACAGTCAGGCTACAACCACACCAGCACGCCGCTGTTCGGACAGCCCTTCCTAATCGCTGTGCCCAGAACCCTGAGTGAAGACAAACTCTACAACATGCTGCTACTGCGCCTCTG CCGCTTTGTGCGATCTTctgtagaggaggaagaggaggattgTGAAGAGACGCAGCCACCCAAACAACACACTGTCAATGGTAACGCCACTAACGGACTGCTGGAGGAGGGGTCACCAA GTGAGATGGAGACTGACGAGCAGGACGACGAGTCCAGCCAGGACCAGGAGCTGCCCTCAGAGAACGACAACAGCCAATCGGAGGACTCGGTGGCCGGCGACAACGAGCTGGAGAACGGCGTAGGCGGGCCGCAGAACTGCACCAAAGGCCCACAGACGGCCGAGCACACCAGGAAGAGACTTTTCACATTCCAGTTCAACAACATGGGCAAGACGGACTTCTCGCTCATCAAGGAGGACACGAGGCAGATCCGCTTCGACGAGGGACACCTCCGACTTAGTG ACCGCTCCTATCTCTCCTTGGACTGGGAAccagagatgaagaagaagtacTTTGACGAGACTGTTGTCGAG gACTTTGACAAGCACGAGAGCATGGACTACAAGCCCCAGAAGAAGGCTTTCTTCAAGCTGAAGGACTGCATCGAGCTGTTCACCACAAAGGAAAAGCTGGGAGCAGAGGACCCATG GTACTGTCCAAACTGTAAGCAGCACCAACAGGCCACCAAGAAGCTGGATCTGTGGTCCCTGCCGCCGGTGCTGGTGGTCCACCTGAAACGCTTCTCGTACAGCCGCTACATGAGGGATAAACTGGACTCGCTTGTTGACTTCCCACTGAG GGATCTGGACATGTCCGAGTTCCTGATCAACCCCAACGCTGGGCCGTGTCGCTACGACCTCATCGCTGTGTCGAACCACTATGGTGGAATGGGAGGAGGCCACT ATACTGCTTACGCGAATAACAAGGACGATGGAAAGTGGTACAACTTTGACGACAGCAGCGCGTCTCCTGCCAACGAAGATCAGATTGTG TCCAAAGCAGGCTATGTGCTGTTCTACCAGCGGCAGGACACAGTGAAAGGCACAGGCTACTTCGCTCTGGACcgcgaggaggaagatgaggaagaggagggagaggaggagggggaggagaaccagaacgaggaggaggagaggccggAGAGGAAgaccgcctccgcctcctcctcctccactcagggggcctcctcctccgcctccgggGTTGATGCGCAGAATGACGAGGAGGACCCGAACAAGAACCGGTGCAGGAAGAATGACAATGatcagaaagaggaggagggggaggaagacgaggaggaggaggaggatcaacAGGCGCCCAATCGAGAGGCCGCCATGAAAACCAACTGA
- the LOC118288195 gene encoding ubiquitin carboxyl-terminal hydrolase 15-like isoform X3, producing the protein MERSARHNMQEVVEQGMFVKHCKVEVYLTELKLCEDSNMDNVITRRFSKADTIDMIEKEMRKLFSIPDERETRLWNRYMSNTFEPLNKPDSTIQDAGLYQGQVLVIEQKNEDGSWPRGSTAPKSSGASNLSALPKISPSSLTNNHNSSFNSRNVKNSSYSLPSYHPYSNSYDYSEQGRQSERSGLCGLSNLGNTCFMNSAVQCLSNIPPLTEFFLKDKYTDELNEDNPLGMKGEIARAYAELIKQLWSGKFSYVTPRPFKTQVGRFAPQFSGYQQQDSHELLAFLLDGLHEDLNRIRKKPYIQLKDANGRPDKVVAEEAWENHIKRNDSIIVDIFHGLFKSTLVCPVCAKVSVTFDPFCYLTLPLPMKKERTLEVYLVRLDPLAKPTQYKLTVPKVGCISELCTSLSSLSGVPAEKMIVTDIYNHRFHRIFATNENLSSIMERDDIYVFEVAVNRVEDTDHVVIPVHLREKYKQSGYNHTSTPLFGQPFLIAVPRTLSEDKLYNMLLLRLCRFVRSSVEEEEEDCEETQPPKQHTVNGNATNGLLEEGSPSEMETDEQDDESSQDQELPSENDNSQSEDSVAGDNELENGVGGPQNCTKGPQTAEHTRKRLFTFQFNNMGKTDFSLIKEDTRQIRFDEGHLRLSDRSYLSLDWEPEMKKKYFDETVVEDFDKHESMDYKPQKKAFFKLKDCIELFTTKEKLGAEDPWYCPNCKQHQQATKKLDLWSLPPVLVVHLKRFSYSRYMRDKLDSLVDFPLRDLDMSEFLINPNAGPCRYDLIAVSNHYGGMGGGHYTAYANNKDDGKWYNFDDSSASPANEDQIVSKAGYVLFYQRQDTVKGTGYFALDREEEDEEEEGEEEGEENQNEEEERPERKTASASSSSTQGASSSASGVDAQNDEEDPNKNRCRKNDNDQKEEEGEEDEEEEEDQQAPNREAAMKTN; encoded by the exons ATGGAGCGATCTGCAAGACACAACATGCAGGAG GTGGTGGAGCAGGGTATGTTTGTGAAGCACTGCAAGGTGGAGGTGTACCTGACGGAGCTGAAGCTCTGCGAAGACAGCAACATGGACAACGTGATCACCAGACGCTTCAGTAAAGCTGACACGATAG ATATgatagagaaggagatgaggaagcTGTTCAGCATTCCCGACGAGAGGGAAACCAGGCTGTGGAACAGGTACATGAGCAACACGTTCGAGCCGCTCAACAAACCTGACAGCACCATCCAAGACGCCGGCCTCTACCAAGGACAG GTTCTGGTAATAGAGCAGAAGAACGAGGACGGCTCTTGGCCCCGAGGCTCCACAGCACCCAA GTCATCCGGTGCTTCCAATCTCTCTGCTTTGCCAAAGATCTCGCCTTCATCTCTCACAAACAATCATAACAGCAGCTTCAACAGCAGGAA TGTGAAGAATTCAAGCTACAGTCTTCCATCCTACCACCCCTACAGTAACAGCTATGACTACTCGGAACAGGGCAGGCAGAGCGAGCGCTCGGGCCTCTGTGGACTCTCCAACCTGGGCAACACCTGCTTCATGAACTCTGCTGTGCAG TGTTTAAGCAATATCCCTCCACTGACGGAGTTCTTCCTCAAAGACAAGTACACGGACGAGCTGAACGAGGACAACCCGCTGGGAATGAAAGGGGAGATTGCTAGAGCCTATGCTGAGCTTATCAAGCAGCTGTGGTCGGGCAAATTCAGCTATGTCACCCCGAGGCCTTTCAAG ACCCAGGTGGGCCGCTTTGCCCCCCAGTTCTCAGGCTACCAGCAGCAGGACTCGCACGAGCTGTTGGCCTTTCTCCTGGACGGCCTCCACGAGGACTTGAACCGCATCAGGAAGAAGCCTTACATCCAGCTGAAGGACGCGAACGGCAGGCCCGACAAG GTGGTGGCGGAGGAGGCGTGGGAGAACCACATCAAGAGGAACGACTCCATCATCGTGGACATCTTCCACGGCCTTTTCAAGTCCACGCTCGTGTGTCCTGTGTGCGCCAAGGTCTCCGTCACCTTCGACCCCTTCTGCTACTTGACGCTGCCACTTCCCATGAAGAAGGAGCGGACGCTGGAGGTCTATCTGGTCCGACTTGACCCTCTGGCCAAACCCACACAG taCAAGCTTACCGTGCCGAAGGTGGGCTGTATCTCTGAGCTGTGCACCTCCCTCTCCAGCCTGTCTGGGGTTCCTGCTGAGAAG ATGATTGTAACTGACATCTACAACCACCGCTTCCACCGGATCTTCGCCACCAACGAGAACCTCAGCAGCATCATGGAGAGAGATGATATCTACGT ATTCGAGGTGGCGGTGAACAGGGTGGAGGACACGGACCACGTGGTGATCCCCGTGCACCTGAGGGAGAAGTACAAACAGTCAGGCTACAACCACACCAGCACGCCGCTGTTCGGACAGCCCTTCCTAATCGCTGTGCCCAGAACCCTGAGTGAAGACAAACTCTACAACATGCTGCTACTGCGCCTCTG CCGCTTTGTGCGATCTTctgtagaggaggaagaggaggattgTGAAGAGACGCAGCCACCCAAACAACACACTGTCAATGGTAACGCCACTAACGGACTGCTGGAGGAGGGGTCACCAA GTGAGATGGAGACTGACGAGCAGGACGACGAGTCCAGCCAGGACCAGGAGCTGCCCTCAGAGAACGACAACAGCCAATCGGAGGACTCGGTGGCCGGCGACAACGAGCTGGAGAACGGCGTAGGCGGGCCGCAGAACTGCACCAAAGGCCCACAGACGGCCGAGCACACCAGGAAGAGACTTTTCACATTCCAGTTCAACAACATGGGCAAGACGGACTTCTCGCTCATCAAGGAGGACACGAGGCAGATCCGCTTCGACGAGGGACACCTCCGACTTAGTG ACCGCTCCTATCTCTCCTTGGACTGGGAAccagagatgaagaagaagtacTTTGACGAGACTGTTGTCGAG gACTTTGACAAGCACGAGAGCATGGACTACAAGCCCCAGAAGAAGGCTTTCTTCAAGCTGAAGGACTGCATCGAGCTGTTCACCACAAAGGAAAAGCTGGGAGCAGAGGACCCATG GTACTGTCCAAACTGTAAGCAGCACCAACAGGCCACCAAGAAGCTGGATCTGTGGTCCCTGCCGCCGGTGCTGGTGGTCCACCTGAAACGCTTCTCGTACAGCCGCTACATGAGGGATAAACTGGACTCGCTTGTTGACTTCCCACTGAG GGATCTGGACATGTCCGAGTTCCTGATCAACCCCAACGCTGGGCCGTGTCGCTACGACCTCATCGCTGTGTCGAACCACTATGGTGGAATGGGAGGAGGCCACT ATACTGCTTACGCGAATAACAAGGACGATGGAAAGTGGTACAACTTTGACGACAGCAGCGCGTCTCCTGCCAACGAAGATCAGATTGTG TCCAAAGCAGGCTATGTGCTGTTCTACCAGCGGCAGGACACAGTGAAAGGCACAGGCTACTTCGCTCTGGACcgcgaggaggaagatgaggaagaggagggagaggaggagggggaggagaaccagaacgaggaggaggagaggccggAGAGGAAgaccgcctccgcctcctcctcctccactcagggggcctcctcctccgcctccgggGTTGATGCGCAGAATGACGAGGAGGACCCGAACAAGAACCGGTGCAGGAAGAATGACAATGatcagaaagaggaggagggggaggaagacgaggaggaggaggaggatcaacAGGCGCCCAATCGAGAGGCCGCCATGAAAACCAACTGA